The Ktedonobacterales bacterium DNA segment TCGCTAGCTGAGCGGCTTTCCCCAGATGATGCGGGCAACGGTCTGGAGTTCAAGCCTGTTTTCGTGGCTCCAGGGTTCGACCAGGGTGCGCAGTTGTTCGTCGAAGGCGGCGGCGTCTGAAGGGGGCATGTGGTCAAGCGAGAGGCTGCTGCGCGAGTGGAACGAGGCGATGTAGTCGGGAATGGATTGCCTGTTACTGATAGGCGCTGTCTCTTGCTCGCCTGCTCTGGTGAAAAGCTCTGCCTGCTCCAGGGTGGTGATCAGATCGAGTGTGGGATAGTTCTTTATGGTCGAGTAGCGGCGAATGAAGGCGAGCAATCCGTCGTGCCAGGGGGCGGGCAATTCCTTACGCTCAACCAGGGCAACATAACCGCGCGGGGTGAGCAGTTGGGCTAAGCGTGGGAAAACGACTTCCCAATGAAGCCAGATCAGGGAGTCGCCCAGGGTGATGAGGGCGTAGGGCGGAGCAAGCGGCGCGTCTTCGATGCGGCCATACAGCCAGCGAAGGCGCGGATGATCGCCGTTGGGCAGCGTTTTGCCGCGCGCCAGCATGGCGGCGGAAGGATCGAGGGCGTCAACGCGGTCGGCGCGCTCGACCAGATGACGCGCCAGCACGCCTGTCCCGGTTCCCACGTCAAGAATCGCCCGGGGGCTGTCGGTTATCAAGGCCAGCAAGAGATCGAAAGTTTCGCTGGGATAGGGCAGGCGCAGGTGGTAGCGGTCAACGACGCTGGTATCTTGAAAGCGGTCGCCAATCGCCAGAAAGGG contains these protein-coding regions:
- a CDS encoding class I SAM-dependent methyltransferase — translated: MSINPFLAIGDRFQDTSVVDRYHLRLPYPSETFDLLLALITDSPRAILDVGTGTGVLARHLVERADRVDALDPSAAMLARGKTLPNGDHPRLRWLYGRIEDAPLAPPYALITLGDSLIWLHWEVVFPRLAQLLTPRGYVALVERKELPAPWHDGLLAFIRRYSTIKNYPTLDLITTLEQAELFTRAGEQETAPISNRQSIPDYIASFHSRSSLSLDHMPPSDAAAFDEQLRTLVEPWSHENRLELQTVARIIWGKPLS